Within the Magnetospirillum sp. ME-1 genome, the region AGAAGGTTCAGCGCGAATGCTCGTTCCCTTTCACCGAGCCGCACCACCGCGAGCACGCCGCCATCCTGGAAAAGGTCGAGGTGATGAAGGAGCAGTACGACGAGTTGGACGCCCACGCCAATTGCGCCCTGCTGGTCCGTGAACTGGCCATGCTGGCCAAGGAATGGATCACCGTCCACATCGTCCAGAGCGACTTGAAGCTGAAGCCCTACTGGCTGAACCACAACGGCATCTATCTCAGGGGGCAAAGGTAACGGCCAAAAGCAGAAGGCCCGGTCATTTCTGACCGGGCCTTCGCTATTTTGGTGGAGCTAGACGGAATCGAACCGACGACCTCTTGAATGCCATTCAAGCGCTCTCCCAACTGAGCTATAGCCCCTGAAACTTGTTCCCTGCGGGCTTGGGGCCCCGCCGGTGGAGGCGGAACATATGGTTTCCCGGGTGGCCTTGCAAGCGAAAAATTCGCTTCTCGGCGCAGTTCGGGAAATCAGACCTCGTCCTCGCCCACCTCGTCCATATGCTCCATGACTTCGGCCATGTCGTCGTCGTCCTCGCCCAGGTCGGACGCGTCCTCGATCAGGCCGCTTTCATCGTCGTCGGCGCTATCGGCATCGGTATCGAGGGCTTCATCCTCGTCATCGGCCACCGGCAAATCGTCGGCGTCCAGATCCGCGGCCACGGGAACGGCCGCCGCCACGGGCGCCGCCTTTTCCGCCGCCGCCGCGCTGCCGCGACGCACCTTGAAGGGCATGTCGGGTTCCACCGT harbors:
- a CDS encoding bacteriohemerythrin, with product MLIWRDAMAIGQPDIDHARKHVIGRINDFERALGTNGPYIALGLFLTGLYEETSTAFSREEKVQRECSFPFTEPHHREHAAILEKVEVMKEQYDELDAHANCALLVRELAMLAKEWITVHIVQSDLKLKPYWLNHNGIYLRGQR
- a CDS encoding TIGR02300 family protein — encoded protein: MAKPEWGQKRTCQSCGCRFYDLTRTPIVCPKCGSTVEPDMPFKVRRGSAAAAEKAAPVAAAVPVAADLDADDLPVADDEDEALDTDADSADDDESGLIEDASDLGEDDDDMAEVMEHMDEVGEDEV